A stretch of the Vigna radiata var. radiata cultivar VC1973A chromosome 9, Vradiata_ver6, whole genome shotgun sequence genome encodes the following:
- the LOC106773648 gene encoding plant UBX domain-containing protein 9 isoform X2 has translation MATPDAVAAFQRITGAPEFVAVQKLEEYGGNLNEAINAHFLEGDRHILSGQGQNLAAAPRYNNTGASNQDRGSGSNGILPFLNAARRFRPSLLLDPNYRRELRDLYKGTGGTAYTNRPPPLTSHPAEVREVPAWINNPFEPHYQPGLSTTGEDLSSHGLGIRGTDGYQNQYPLAQSNASHGPDTETEEAMLQAAIEASKMETRGGSSWERIDVVNNSSGGGLPQTLVQQEDDDLARAIASSLETAEKEKSSREKEGQLGFHFLLDKGKKSNSSRNQLEWGGISAEEINEALLVETALFGESSTHSVPSFPNLQHCPKENMDPETECMSTSMSQFLIDSRLLKQQQDADYLASLRADKQKELNSFNKTESQSSQEEESCKKMLEEKELMIILDKKELRLSKEPLLSDEVVTIVVRMPDGGRCERRFLKTDKLELLFDFIDVSGAQKPGTYRFVKSYPRRAYSINDCSSTFNEIGLNKSNEALFLELI, from the exons ATGGCCACGCCGGACGCCGTCGCAGCCTTCCAACGCATTACCGGAGCACCGGAGTTCGTCGCCGTTCAGAAATTAGAG GAATATGGGGGCAATCTAAATGAAGCTATTAATGCCCATTTTCTTGAAGGGGATAGGCACAT ATTATCAGGTCAAGGGCAAAATCTTGCTGCTGCCCCACGATATAATAACACTGGCGCAAGTAATCAAGACCGTGGCAGTGGATCAAATGGAATCTTGCCTTTCCTTAATGCTGCTAGAAGATTTCGACCTTCACTCTTACTTGACCCAAATTATAGGAGAGAGCTTAGAGATCTATATAAGGGGACTGGTGGTACTGCATATACAAACCGCCCACCTCCTCTTACTTCCCATCCGGCAGAGGTGAGGGAAGTTCCTGCATGGATCAATAATCCGTTTGAGCCGCATTATCAACCAGGATTGAGTACTACAGGTGAAGATTTATCTTCTCATGGTTTAGGAATTCGTGGGACAGATGGTTATCAGAACCAATACCCTTTAGCTCAGTCAAATGCCTCACATGGTCCTGATACCGAAACAGAGGAAGCAATGCTTCAGGCAGCTATAGAGGCCTCGAAAATGGAGACTAGAGGAGGTTCTTCGTGGGAGCGAATTGATGTTGTCAAT AATTCATCTGGTGGTGGGCTTCCTCAAACTCTTGTTCAACAAGAAGATGATGATTTGGCCCGTGCAATTGCGTCATCCTTAGAG ACagcagagaaagagaaaagcaGTCGTGAAAAGGAAGGGCAGCTTGGATTTCACTTTTTATTAGACAAGGGAAAGAAAAGTAACAGTAGCAGAAACCAATTAGAG TGGGGTGGTATTTCTGCTGAAGAGATCAATGAAGCATTGTTGGTTGAAACTGCACTTTTTGGGGAAAGTTCCACTCACAGTGTTCCATCTTTTCCTAATCTGCAACATTGTCCAAAAGAAAATATGGATCCCGAAACGGAGTGCATGTCCACTTCTATGTCACAATTTTTAATTGACTCTCGGTTGCTGAAACAACAACAG GATGCTGACTATCTAGCATCACTACGAGCTGATAAACAAAAGGAATTGAACTCTTTCAATAAAACTGAAAGCCAGTCCTCACAGGAAGAAGAATCATGCAAAAAGATGCTTGAGGAAAAG GAATTGATGATAATACTTGACAAGAAAGAACTTAGGCTCTCCAAGGAACCACTGTTGTCTGATGAAGTAGTTACTATTGTTGTTCGAATGCCAGATGGTGGTCGCTGTGAACGTCGCTTTCTCAAAACTGACAAACTAGAG CTTCTTTTTGATTTCATAGACGTATCTGGAGCACAGAAGCCTGGAACCTATAGATTT GTGAAGTCATACCCGCGTCGTGCTTACAGTATTAACGATTGCTCGTCAACCTTCAATGAAATAGGCCTTAACAAAAGTAATGAAGCTTTGTTTCTGGAGTTGATTTAG
- the LOC106773648 gene encoding plant UBX domain-containing protein 13 isoform X1, with protein MATPDAVAAFQRITGAPEFVAVQKLEEYGGNLNEAINAHFLEGDRHILSGQGQNLAAAPRYNNTGASNQDRGSGSNGILPFLNAARRFRPSLLLDPNYRRELRDLYKGTGGTAYTNRPPPLTSHPAEVREVPAWINNPFEPHYQPGLSTTGEDLSSHGLGIRGTDGYQNQYPLAQSNASHGPDTETEEAMLQAAIEASKMETRGGSSWERIDVVNNSSGGGLPQTLVQQEDDDLARAIASSLETAEKEKSSREKEGQLGFHFLLDKGKKSNSSRNQLELGTSSDQNVVQDVAQPVSSHLSNNSVGGHSQQNEDIFLSNKWGGISAEEINEALLVETALFGESSTHSVPSFPNLQHCPKENMDPETECMSTSMSQFLIDSRLLKQQQDADYLASLRADKQKELNSFNKTESQSSQEEESCKKMLEEKELMIILDKKELRLSKEPLLSDEVVTIVVRMPDGGRCERRFLKTDKLELLFDFIDVSGAQKPGTYRFVKSYPRRAYSINDCSSTFNEIGLNKSNEALFLELI; from the exons ATGGCCACGCCGGACGCCGTCGCAGCCTTCCAACGCATTACCGGAGCACCGGAGTTCGTCGCCGTTCAGAAATTAGAG GAATATGGGGGCAATCTAAATGAAGCTATTAATGCCCATTTTCTTGAAGGGGATAGGCACAT ATTATCAGGTCAAGGGCAAAATCTTGCTGCTGCCCCACGATATAATAACACTGGCGCAAGTAATCAAGACCGTGGCAGTGGATCAAATGGAATCTTGCCTTTCCTTAATGCTGCTAGAAGATTTCGACCTTCACTCTTACTTGACCCAAATTATAGGAGAGAGCTTAGAGATCTATATAAGGGGACTGGTGGTACTGCATATACAAACCGCCCACCTCCTCTTACTTCCCATCCGGCAGAGGTGAGGGAAGTTCCTGCATGGATCAATAATCCGTTTGAGCCGCATTATCAACCAGGATTGAGTACTACAGGTGAAGATTTATCTTCTCATGGTTTAGGAATTCGTGGGACAGATGGTTATCAGAACCAATACCCTTTAGCTCAGTCAAATGCCTCACATGGTCCTGATACCGAAACAGAGGAAGCAATGCTTCAGGCAGCTATAGAGGCCTCGAAAATGGAGACTAGAGGAGGTTCTTCGTGGGAGCGAATTGATGTTGTCAAT AATTCATCTGGTGGTGGGCTTCCTCAAACTCTTGTTCAACAAGAAGATGATGATTTGGCCCGTGCAATTGCGTCATCCTTAGAG ACagcagagaaagagaaaagcaGTCGTGAAAAGGAAGGGCAGCTTGGATTTCACTTTTTATTAGACAAGGGAAAGAAAAGTAACAGTAGCAGAAACCAATTAGAG TTAGGAACATCATCTGATCAAAATGTAGTTCAAGATGTTGCACAACCAGTCAGCAGTCATTTGTCTAATAACAGTGTGGGTGGTCATAGTCAACAAAATGAAGATATATTTCTTTCTAACAAG TGGGGTGGTATTTCTGCTGAAGAGATCAATGAAGCATTGTTGGTTGAAACTGCACTTTTTGGGGAAAGTTCCACTCACAGTGTTCCATCTTTTCCTAATCTGCAACATTGTCCAAAAGAAAATATGGATCCCGAAACGGAGTGCATGTCCACTTCTATGTCACAATTTTTAATTGACTCTCGGTTGCTGAAACAACAACAG GATGCTGACTATCTAGCATCACTACGAGCTGATAAACAAAAGGAATTGAACTCTTTCAATAAAACTGAAAGCCAGTCCTCACAGGAAGAAGAATCATGCAAAAAGATGCTTGAGGAAAAG GAATTGATGATAATACTTGACAAGAAAGAACTTAGGCTCTCCAAGGAACCACTGTTGTCTGATGAAGTAGTTACTATTGTTGTTCGAATGCCAGATGGTGGTCGCTGTGAACGTCGCTTTCTCAAAACTGACAAACTAGAG CTTCTTTTTGATTTCATAGACGTATCTGGAGCACAGAAGCCTGGAACCTATAGATTT GTGAAGTCATACCCGCGTCGTGCTTACAGTATTAACGATTGCTCGTCAACCTTCAATGAAATAGGCCTTAACAAAAGTAATGAAGCTTTGTTTCTGGAGTTGATTTAG